ttaaagtgaaacattcatttcaagtcgtaataaactgaaacccaaattatagttttAAAATATCTATTCTAAGTTAATTCATTGACCAGCAGTCTCATTTGGTgcattttaattagtaacacaaTTCATACGAGTATATGATGAACAAACTAACTTCAGATCAgtatttcattgttttattcATGACTAGTTCCTTCTATAGTTCACAAAGGCTTACAGAATTTACACATATAGTAACAAAAATAGTAACTGCTCGAGATAAACAAACGTCATAATTcaataatgatgaattaacatgaaatcagtatgtaactaaaacTTAGAAAggggttaattaatacataagtaatagcattatactatattatttgtgcttCGTCAAAAAAAGTGTTACCGATGAATCTAGTGTGATTCTAGCGTGACTGAATGTATGTCTAATAAAAAGGACCCAACACAGTGGGGATTTGCCTTGATTAGTCATAATCATATCAGTCACCTGTGCCGGCCTCAATCGGTGCGGACAGCTGCGATCCACACGTGCAGGTGAGCGGACCTGAGGGCAGGCAGCATCGGCTGGATTATTAGTGTGGCCTAAATCATTTTCTGCTGAGGTGTCATATCTGCTAATGCTAATCCCACGTCCGCCTTTATAAGGCGCCGGGTGGAGGGCGAGTCCATTTGAagcaaagacccccccccccgaatctcTCCCGGGCAGCCAGACGACGCAGCACTGCTGGGGCATTGAAGGCAAGCAGTAGCCATGAACGGCACAGAGGGACCCAACTTCTACGTCCCCTTTTCAAACGCCACTGGCATCGTCAGGAGCCCGTTTGAATACCCGCAGTTCTACCTTGCAGAACCATGGGCTTTCTCCGCCTTGGCTGCCTACATGTTCTTCCTCATTATCACCGGCTTCCCCATCAACTTCCTAACGCTGTACGTGACCATCGAGCACAAGAAGCTGAGGACGCCCCTGAACTACATCTTGCTCAACCTAGCCGTAGCTGACCTCTTCATGGTCTTTGGGGGGTTCACCACCACCATGTATACGTCCATGAACGGCTATTTCGTCTTTGGTACCACCGGCTGTAACCTTGAGGGCTTCTTCGCTACCACCGGTGGTATCATTGCCCTCTGGTGCTTGGTGGTCCTGGCCATCGAGAGGTGGATCGTCGTCTGCAAACCCTTCAGCAACTTCCGATTCGGCGAGAACCATGCCATCATGGGACTGGCATTTACCTGGATCATGGCGTTGAGCTGTTCGGCACCACCCCTGTTTGGCTGGTCAAGGTACATCCCCGAAGGCATGCAGTGCTCATGTGGGATCGACTACTACACCCTGAAGCCAGAGGTCAACAACTACTCCTTCGTCATCTACATGTTCGTCGTTCATTTCTTCACCCCCCTGGTCATCATCTTGTTCTGCTACGGCCGTCTGTTATGTACGGTCAAGGAGGCAGCCGCCCAGCAGCAGGAGTCCGAAACCACCCAGAGGGCCGAGAAGGAGGTCTCCCGCATGGTCGTCATCATGGTCATCTCCTACCTGGTTTGCTGGCTGCCGTACGCATCCGTAGCCTGGTACATCTTCACCCACCAGGGCAGCCTCTTCGGACCTGTGTTCATGACAGCCCCGGCTTTCTTCGCCAAAGCCGCCGCCGTCTACAACCCAATGATCTACGTCTGCATGAACAAGCAGTTCCGCCACTGCATGATCACAACCCTTTGCTGTGGCAAGAACCCATTCGAGGAACCAGAGGGAGTTTCCACTGCCGCCTCCAAGACCGAAGCCTCCTCCGTGGCGTCCGTCTCACCGGCGTAAAGAAAACGGAAATGTGTCGTGGCTCACAGAGAATCCTCCCGTCTTTGGTACTGACTGTGTCTACGGAAATAACACTCATAAGGGTGCTGCATGTTTATAAGCCAGCTGGCTTTGAATGAGAGACAGTCGCATGAAGGTGACGCGCTGCTACACGCTGTGTTGTTTCTGTATGTATAGTACATTTACCGTAACTGTGCAAGGAGAaaaagcgtttttttttttttagtgaactTTAAAAGTCTGAGGTCAGCAGGAAGTGTTACGTAAAAACATGAATGTAGAAGCCTGTAACATAAAAATGCAACATAAATAAAGAGCAACttgcaaatgaatgaatgactttcatttttcact
This genomic interval from Paramormyrops kingsleyae isolate MSU_618 chromosome 8, PKINGS_0.4, whole genome shotgun sequence contains the following:
- the rhol gene encoding rhodopsin, like gives rise to the protein MNGTEGPNFYVPFSNATGIVRSPFEYPQFYLAEPWAFSALAAYMFFLIITGFPINFLTLYVTIEHKKLRTPLNYILLNLAVADLFMVFGGFTTTMYTSMNGYFVFGTTGCNLEGFFATTGGIIALWCLVVLAIERWIVVCKPFSNFRFGENHAIMGLAFTWIMALSCSAPPLFGWSRYIPEGMQCSCGIDYYTLKPEVNNYSFVIYMFVVHFFTPLVIILFCYGRLLCTVKEAAAQQQESETTQRAEKEVSRMVVIMVISYLVCWLPYASVAWYIFTHQGSLFGPVFMTAPAFFAKAAAVYNPMIYVCMNKQFRHCMITTLCCGKNPFEEPEGVSTAASKTEASSVASVSPA